A single genomic interval of Alistipes provencensis harbors:
- a CDS encoding site-specific integrase codes for MKEKEIIRLRHKKLRNGQTSLYLDFYFKGVRQYDFLRLYLVPEQTKADKLKNEETLRLANAIKAQRTVEFFNDLHGFTTRKADVNLIQYVECVAENKRKCGKTGMEASLQSLIYHLKKYRGSKIMLRDVTVKYLNGFIHYLSNATSINSSTILKKSTQHNMFVNLRMVIHQAIKDELLTIDPTKSVDAPKTIQAHKEYLTEQEIKLLIDTPCKKEDVKRSFLFCCFTGLRFSDVSSLKWGQISTGNDNTMHINFRQKKTKVENYIPLSENAVYQLPDRSTITNNEPVFQMPTETVMRKVLKQWVSDAGIDKHITFHCSRHTCGTLLLNSGVDIYTVKEILGHTDIGTTMQYAKVVDRTKRKAVNSIPPLY; via the coding sequence ATGAAAGAAAAAGAGATTATTAGGCTACGCCATAAAAAATTGCGAAACGGGCAGACATCCCTCTATTTAGACTTTTACTTCAAAGGAGTGCGACAATACGATTTCCTGCGATTATACCTCGTTCCGGAACAAACAAAAGCAGACAAACTCAAAAACGAAGAAACACTCCGCCTTGCCAATGCCATCAAAGCACAACGAACGGTCGAGTTCTTTAATGACCTGCACGGCTTTACAACCCGCAAAGCCGATGTCAATTTGATTCAATATGTCGAATGTGTGGCGGAAAATAAACGTAAATGCGGAAAAACGGGAATGGAAGCCTCACTGCAATCACTAATATACCATCTGAAAAAATACAGAGGGAGTAAAATCATGTTGAGAGACGTGACAGTTAAGTATTTAAATGGATTCATCCACTATCTTTCAAATGCAACATCCATCAACTCCTCCACGATATTGAAAAAATCGACGCAACACAATATGTTCGTAAACTTGAGGATGGTCATTCACCAAGCTATCAAAGACGAATTGTTGACGATAGACCCGACGAAATCAGTGGATGCGCCAAAAACGATACAAGCGCACAAGGAGTATCTTACCGAACAGGAGATCAAGTTATTAATCGACACTCCTTGTAAAAAAGAAGATGTAAAAAGATCGTTCTTGTTTTGCTGTTTCACAGGCTTGAGGTTTTCAGATGTCAGTTCGCTGAAATGGGGTCAAATTTCAACCGGGAATGACAATACGATGCACATCAACTTTCGACAGAAAAAAACAAAAGTCGAAAACTATATCCCACTATCAGAAAATGCAGTTTATCAATTACCGGACAGGAGTACGATAACGAACAATGAGCCGGTGTTTCAAATGCCGACAGAGACAGTAATGCGAAAAGTATTGAAACAATGGGTATCAGATGCCGGAATAGACAAACATATCACGTTCCATTGCAGCAGACACACTTGCGGAACTTTGTTGTTGAACTCCGGGGTGGACATCTATACCGTCAAGGAGATATTGGGACATACCGATATCGGAACCACCATGCAATATGCAAAGGTCGTTGACAGAACGAAACGAAAGGCAGTCAATAGTATCCCTCCCCTATATTGA
- a CDS encoding polysaccharide deacetylase family protein, with protein sequence MPDLIWEIDDEDGVFLTFDDGPTPGVTEWILSTLDKYDAKATFFVLGKNVEMYPDLYKRILDAGHKVGNHTYSHQKGWGMSLERYTEDVDFANDLVHSELFRPPYARITPAQARFLGQRYKLVMWDIISRDYNRRLSPRTCLKNVTKYLAPGAIVVFHDSEKAFRNMRYALPRTLEKIRQMGLKCKAIEL encoded by the coding sequence ATGCCGGACCTGATCTGGGAGATCGACGACGAGGACGGGGTGTTCCTCACCTTCGACGACGGTCCCACGCCGGGCGTCACCGAGTGGATACTCTCCACACTGGACAAGTACGATGCCAAAGCGACCTTCTTCGTGCTGGGCAAGAACGTCGAGATGTACCCCGACCTCTACAAGCGCATCCTCGACGCCGGGCACAAGGTCGGCAACCATACTTACTCGCATCAGAAAGGCTGGGGCATGAGCCTCGAACGCTATACGGAGGATGTCGATTTCGCCAACGATCTGGTTCACAGCGAACTGTTCCGCCCGCCCTATGCGCGTATCACCCCGGCGCAGGCGCGTTTTCTGGGCCAGCGCTACAAGTTGGTGATGTGGGACATCATCTCGCGCGACTACAACCGCCGCCTCTCGCCCCGCACCTGTTTGAAGAACGTCACGAAATACCTCGCGCCGGGCGCCATCGTGGTGTTCCACGACAGCGAAAAGGCGTTCCGCAACATGCGTTATGCGCTTCCCCGCACGCTGGAGAAGATTCGGCAGATGGGTCTCAAATGCAAGGCGATAGAGCTCTGA
- the efp gene encoding elongation factor P has translation MTITAADIKIGMCIEMDGKTFLVVDFQHCKPGKGPAFVRSKLKNLENGRVLENTFSSVSQKIEQVRVERRPYQFTYEDDLGAHFMHTETFEEINIDKDLINNYDLITDGQIVEVMFHTEKESVLSAELPPIVDMEVVYTEPGIKGDTASTNSLKPATVNSATAKDGATIRVPLFINTGDKIRVDTRTREYYERIK, from the coding sequence ATGACAATTACAGCAGCTGACATCAAGATCGGCATGTGCATCGAAATGGACGGCAAGACGTTCCTCGTAGTCGATTTCCAGCACTGCAAACCGGGCAAGGGCCCTGCCTTCGTCCGTTCGAAACTCAAGAATCTGGAAAACGGCCGTGTGCTGGAGAACACGTTCTCGTCGGTAAGCCAGAAGATCGAGCAGGTGCGTGTCGAGCGCCGTCCCTATCAGTTCACCTATGAGGATGATCTGGGAGCGCATTTCATGCACACCGAGACCTTCGAGGAGATCAACATCGACAAGGACCTGATCAACAACTATGACCTGATCACCGACGGCCAGATCGTCGAGGTGATGTTCCATACCGAGAAAGAGTCGGTCCTTTCGGCCGAACTTCCCCCGATCGTGGACATGGAGGTGGTCTACACCGAGCCGGGCATCAAAGGCGATACGGCATCGACCAACTCGCTGAAACCCGCCACGGTAAACTCCGCGACGGCGAAGGACGGCGCCACGATCCGTGTGCCGCTGTTCATCAACACGGGCGACAAGATCCGCGTCGATACCCGCACCCGCGAGTACTACGAGCGCATCAAATAA
- a CDS encoding phenylacetate--CoA ligase family protein yields MQRNPAIQFASSDKIKVWQEERLQEELIYLQEHSPFYSGLFRRAGVDPTAIRRIEELQQLPVTTKEDLQRHNEAFLCVPKREIVDYVTTSGTLGDPVTFALTESDLQRLAYNEYLSFSTAGITPDDVMQLMTTLDRRFMAGLAYFMGARELGCGIIRVGNGIPELQWDTIARIRPSFCMVVPSFLTKLIAYAEHNGIDHNASSLRKAVCIGESLRNPDMTLNVLGQQIASKWPGLKLYTTYASTEMQSSFTECDHGCGGHLQPELIIVELLDEKDRPVAEGEAGEVTITTLGVRGMPLLRFKTGDLCYGYPEPCRCGRNTLRLSPVIGRKGQMIKYKGTTLYPPALFDILDNVPYLENYIVELSNDENDKDRITVRVGLKPGPDFDVVKELKDRFRAKIRVAPEIAVDDSAVIHRMNFPEMSRKSVKFVDLRR; encoded by the coding sequence ATACAACGGAATCCGGCGATCCAGTTCGCCTCTTCGGACAAGATCAAAGTCTGGCAGGAAGAACGCCTGCAGGAAGAACTCATTTACCTGCAGGAACATTCGCCGTTTTACAGCGGGCTGTTCCGCCGGGCGGGGGTCGACCCCACGGCGATACGCCGCATCGAGGAGCTGCAGCAGCTCCCGGTGACGACCAAGGAGGACCTGCAACGGCATAACGAAGCCTTCCTGTGCGTCCCCAAACGCGAGATCGTCGACTATGTGACGACCTCCGGGACACTGGGCGACCCGGTGACGTTCGCCCTGACGGAGAGCGACCTCCAACGGCTCGCCTATAACGAATACCTCTCGTTCTCCACCGCCGGGATAACCCCCGATGACGTCATGCAGTTGATGACGACCCTCGACCGGCGGTTCATGGCCGGACTGGCCTACTTCATGGGCGCCCGCGAACTGGGATGCGGCATCATCCGCGTCGGGAACGGCATTCCCGAGTTGCAATGGGACACCATCGCCCGCATACGCCCCTCATTCTGCATGGTCGTTCCGTCGTTCCTGACCAAGCTGATCGCCTATGCCGAACACAACGGGATCGACCACAACGCCTCGTCACTCCGCAAAGCGGTCTGCATCGGCGAATCGCTCCGCAATCCGGACATGACGCTCAACGTCCTCGGACAGCAGATCGCGTCGAAATGGCCCGGCCTGAAGCTCTACACGACCTACGCATCGACCGAAATGCAGAGTTCGTTCACGGAGTGCGACCACGGCTGCGGCGGGCATCTCCAACCCGAACTGATCATCGTCGAACTGCTCGACGAAAAGGACCGTCCCGTAGCCGAAGGCGAAGCCGGGGAGGTGACGATAACCACGCTCGGCGTGCGCGGAATGCCGCTGCTGCGGTTCAAGACCGGAGACCTGTGCTACGGCTATCCAGAGCCCTGCCGCTGCGGGCGCAACACGCTGCGGCTGAGTCCCGTGATCGGGCGCAAGGGCCAGATGATAAAATACAAGGGAACGACCCTGTACCCGCCGGCGTTGTTCGACATCTTGGACAACGTCCCCTACCTCGAGAATTACATCGTCGAGCTGTCCAACGACGAGAACGACAAGGACCGCATCACCGTGCGCGTCGGGCTGAAACCCGGGCCGGATTTCGACGTGGTCAAAGAGCTGAAAGACCGCTTTCGGGCCAAGATCCGGGTCGCCCCCGAGATCGCGGTCGACGACAGCGCGGTCATTCACCGCATGAACTTCCCCGAGATGAGCCGCAAGTCCGTGAAGTTCGTCGACCTGCGCCGATAA
- a CDS encoding C45 family autoproteolytic acyltransferase/hydolase, producing MKKFVKIVAYCLLGMVGLLLAAVGTGYYLYRTAELTPPEATRDFSDSVVRRAADGSRSFGPNRLRHSENGFWELRLEGDAEQRGAAFGALADSLLYNQEAVFVDQIRAIVPNDRYLGFLRYLTIIFNRRLARHIPGEYCMEIAAMSRYCTHDFDFIGEPYLRQLNYHAAHDIGHAMQSYMLVGCTAFGAWGDAAADGMIVGRNFDFYVGDEFARNRLLTFCIPDTGYRFVSIGWPGMVGVLSGMNETGLTVTLNAARGPVPLSSATPVSILARKILQYAATIDEACAIASQYRTFVSESFLIGSARDARCAVIEKTPEKQALYTVPGQTIGCTNHFQSEAFADDMYNNENIALSDSKPRADRLAELLEHNVPLTVEKAVGILRDRHSPGGGELGMDNPLAINQQIAHHSVVFQPRQLRMWVSTGYWGMGEWVCYDIGRLLRGEQPFEGELYERGRTLPADTLFVRESLPELLRFRRLKHRLSRETVDSLAASNPQNWETYALIGRYRESCGEREQAREWFRRALARPIPEGERITLENKLKE from the coding sequence ATGAAGAAATTCGTCAAAATAGTCGCGTATTGTCTGCTCGGCATGGTCGGTTTGCTGCTCGCCGCCGTCGGGACGGGGTATTACCTCTACCGCACCGCGGAGCTGACGCCGCCCGAGGCAACCCGGGATTTCTCCGACAGCGTCGTCCGCCGAGCAGCGGACGGAAGCCGGTCATTCGGACCGAACCGACTGAGGCACAGCGAAAACGGATTCTGGGAGCTTCGCCTCGAAGGGGATGCCGAGCAGCGCGGAGCGGCTTTCGGGGCGCTGGCAGACAGTCTGCTGTACAACCAAGAGGCCGTTTTCGTGGACCAGATACGCGCCATCGTCCCCAACGACCGCTACTTGGGATTCCTGCGTTACCTGACCATCATCTTCAACCGGCGGCTCGCGCGTCACATTCCCGGCGAATACTGCATGGAGATCGCGGCCATGTCGCGTTATTGCACCCACGATTTCGACTTCATCGGCGAACCCTATCTCCGGCAACTCAACTATCACGCCGCCCACGACATCGGCCACGCCATGCAGAGCTACATGCTGGTGGGATGCACCGCCTTCGGTGCATGGGGCGACGCCGCCGCAGACGGGATGATCGTCGGCCGCAATTTCGACTTTTACGTCGGCGACGAGTTCGCCCGCAACCGACTGCTGACGTTCTGCATACCCGATACGGGTTACCGGTTCGTCTCGATCGGCTGGCCCGGCATGGTCGGGGTGCTGTCGGGCATGAACGAAACGGGGCTCACCGTCACGCTGAACGCCGCCCGGGGCCCCGTGCCGCTGAGCTCCGCAACGCCGGTCTCGATCCTTGCCCGGAAGATTCTGCAATACGCCGCAACCATCGACGAGGCCTGCGCGATCGCCTCGCAATACCGGACTTTCGTCTCCGAATCGTTCCTGATCGGATCGGCCCGCGACGCGAGATGCGCCGTGATCGAGAAAACCCCGGAAAAACAGGCGCTCTACACGGTTCCGGGACAAACGATCGGATGCACCAACCATTTCCAGTCGGAGGCATTTGCCGACGATATGTACAACAACGAGAACATCGCCCTTTCCGACAGCAAACCGCGGGCGGACCGTCTTGCGGAACTGTTGGAGCACAACGTTCCGCTGACGGTCGAAAAGGCCGTCGGCATACTCCGCGACCGCCACAGCCCGGGCGGCGGGGAGTTGGGGATGGACAATCCGCTGGCCATCAACCAGCAGATCGCCCACCATTCGGTCGTCTTTCAGCCTCGGCAGCTCCGCATGTGGGTCTCGACCGGATATTGGGGCATGGGGGAATGGGTCTGCTACGACATAGGACGGCTGCTGCGGGGAGAACAGCCCTTCGAAGGGGAGTTGTACGAGCGCGGCAGGACCCTTCCGGCCGACACCCTCTTCGTGCGGGAAAGCCTGCCCGAACTGCTGCGCTTCCGCCGGCTGAAGCACCGCCTGAGCCGGGAAACGGTCGATTCGCTGGCCGCCTCGAACCCCCAGAACTGGGAAACCTATGCCCTCATCGGGCGTTACCGGGAATCGTGCGGCGAACGGGAGCAGGCCCGGGAATGGTTCCGCAGAGCCCTCGCACGGCCGATTCCCGAAGGGGAACGGATAACATTGGAAAACAAGCTAAAAGAGTAA
- a CDS encoding phytoene desaturase family protein, whose protein sequence is MSSRDVIIIGSGLGGLSCGAILSKEGKRVCVVEKEPVPGGCLRSFRRGGALFDTGMHYIGSMADGEILNHFLRYCGIYDSLHLQRLDEAFDVIHLGDREYSFCQGYDRFVDALSAEFPAQRRQIEDYAAALREVGNVIGVEKLRKGIVSSDGLRFLSTAASAEIERLIGDPLLRKVVAGTSFLYDGIRGHSPFYHHAMINHSFIRGAYRFAGGSQQLADALCDVIRRNGGEVRCGDAVGKIRLRENRVTGVKTVSGEVLEAGAVLSDIHPARLLPMLDKDNRIRPSYAARIGSVPNSCGVFSVFATVDKKAFPYRNQNHYIIDGDDVWAEREGVPRPQMVMLSMQAQGGNEACEAVSLLCPMSFGEVAKWAGTAIGKRGAEYEAFKQAKAEAAIRSVEARFPGFRAAIRSIHTATPLTYEDYTGTPQGSAYGMQIDCNDVLGTSFSPETKVGGLYLTGQNIAIHGALGVVMTAISTCGALLGREYTARKIGNSQGE, encoded by the coding sequence ATGAGTAGCCGCGACGTCATCATCATCGGCAGCGGTCTCGGCGGTCTGAGCTGCGGAGCGATCCTCTCGAAAGAGGGAAAACGGGTCTGCGTCGTCGAAAAAGAGCCGGTTCCGGGCGGATGCCTGCGGTCGTTCCGGCGCGGCGGAGCGTTGTTCGACACGGGCATGCACTACATCGGCAGCATGGCCGACGGCGAGATACTCAACCATTTCCTGCGCTACTGCGGCATTTACGACTCACTGCACCTGCAACGGCTCGACGAAGCGTTCGACGTGATTCACCTCGGCGACCGTGAATACAGTTTCTGTCAGGGATACGACCGCTTCGTCGACGCCCTGTCCGCGGAGTTTCCCGCCCAGCGGCGGCAGATAGAGGACTACGCGGCGGCGCTCCGCGAGGTCGGAAACGTGATCGGGGTCGAGAAGCTCCGGAAGGGAATCGTCTCCTCGGACGGACTGCGGTTCCTGTCGACGGCTGCCTCAGCGGAGATCGAACGGCTGATCGGCGATCCCCTGCTCCGCAAGGTCGTGGCCGGGACCTCGTTCCTCTACGACGGGATTCGCGGCCATTCGCCGTTTTACCACCACGCCATGATCAACCACTCCTTCATCCGGGGCGCCTACCGCTTCGCCGGCGGCAGTCAGCAACTCGCCGACGCGCTGTGCGACGTCATCCGCCGCAACGGCGGGGAGGTGCGCTGCGGCGACGCCGTCGGGAAAATCCGCCTCCGGGAGAACCGGGTGACGGGTGTGAAGACCGTTTCCGGAGAGGTATTGGAAGCCGGAGCGGTCCTCTCGGACATCCATCCCGCACGCCTGCTGCCGATGCTCGACAAAGACAACCGGATCAGGCCCTCCTATGCGGCCCGCATCGGATCGGTGCCGAACAGTTGCGGCGTGTTTTCGGTCTTCGCCACGGTCGACAAAAAAGCGTTCCCCTACCGCAATCAGAACCACTATATCATCGACGGCGACGACGTCTGGGCGGAGCGGGAGGGGGTGCCGCGGCCGCAGATGGTGATGCTCTCCATGCAGGCGCAGGGCGGCAACGAAGCCTGCGAAGCCGTTTCGCTGCTGTGCCCCATGTCGTTCGGGGAGGTGGCGAAATGGGCGGGTACGGCCATCGGAAAACGCGGCGCGGAATACGAAGCGTTCAAGCAGGCAAAGGCCGAAGCCGCCATCCGAAGCGTCGAGGCCCGTTTCCCGGGATTCCGCGCGGCGATCCGGAGCATTCACACGGCGACGCCGCTGACATACGAGGACTACACGGGAACTCCGCAGGGGTCGGCATACGGCATGCAGATCGACTGCAACGACGTTCTGGGAACCTCGTTCAGCCCCGAAACCAAGGTCGGGGGACTCTATCTGACGGGGCAGAACATAGCCATACACGGAGCTTTGGGGGTCGTCATGACGGCCATATCGACCTGCGGGGCCCTGCTCGGCAGGGAATACACGGCCCGGAAAATCGGAAATTCGCAAGGGGAATGA
- a CDS encoding 1-acyl-sn-glycerol-3-phosphate acyltransferase, whose protein sequence is MTRFFLALYDFFAPRRRLLAGLTAAAVLLFALLATRARFDENITDIFPKTADGQNMSMVFNNLKSKDRIIVLFSARDADVTEDDLIGACDAFAERLGEPSVREGIRSVTSEIGGEEISRTTDFIYDYLPVFLDEADYARIDSLLENGGIGPVMERNYQRLLSPAGIGLGGFIARDPLSIAGKVLGELQNFNPSLSYTLYDDHIFSADMSTCLLLIEPVHASSDTSGNDALIAALDRMLEEFPHEGIDAVYFGTPGIAVYNARQIKNDTYVTLSVALLLIVGVITFSFRNRWSVLLITLPVCFGGLFALACIALITGHISLIAIGAGAAVFGIAISYSIHVVCHANHTGDPREIVAELAYPMTVGSFTTIGAFVGLMFTSSSLLSDFGLFAALALVGTTLFSLICLPHLLRGGKDEAPNRMLSVIERFNAYPFDRNKWLVTAIMALFLLGVFTCNRVGFDSDMSHLSYIPPKIAEAEHRLEELFEADTRMVTVIAAAPDVERAVQTYTGMCSTLDGELGAGNIRSVVSAQRFVIAPSVQQEKIARWEEFWNTNDRRGRLLRSIGEAGRRAGFAPGAFDGFGSALNRTYTPIDYADQNAIPLLGAWISSSEQTTLVLAQIRLDNDRKEEVYRALAQQPGVITVDRGYFANKMAQTVNEDFNYVLYMSGLLVFFALLAAYRRLELTLMTFAPMFIAFTVILGLMAVLKIDFNIVNIILSTFIFGIGDDFSIFIMDGLQREYSNGRPMLTNHKTAIFFSVLTTVIGIGALSFANHPVLRSTSVISIIGMLAVIFSAYTILPLLFRRFVTGPVSRGGQPYTLSSLARTVYGFFIFVLMCIAAQIVIPTLIFLPVGGRCKRRWMHATIHKGCKWLLWMTALTEHKIIRNDSGETFAKPAVVIANHQSFIDILLLLSLSPHLVMVTNSWVWRSPVFGRIIRYLGFCCVDDGYEEVAVHLRRSIREGNSVVIFPEGTRSKDGRSVGRFHKGAFYLAEQLGADIVPVLIYGTGMLCSKKQPFSIKKGNYGARILPRIEAADASFGIGYRERTRQISQYFKATYEAWCAELDTVDNPYFHESVVNNYFYKTDQAELKARRRLRKTGDFRALTDGITRDASVVVFGAGQGELPFLLALLSPRRRITAFEADPEAVALAMHSRLCTPALTFVQTDYELTEVPEADYYLFTSLVPPQAAERIAKICRGEVRHE, encoded by the coding sequence ATGACACGGTTTTTCCTCGCTCTATACGATTTTTTCGCACCCCGGAGGCGGTTGCTGGCCGGCCTGACGGCCGCCGCGGTCCTCCTGTTCGCGCTGTTGGCCACACGGGCGCGCTTCGACGAAAACATCACCGACATATTCCCCAAGACGGCCGACGGGCAGAACATGTCGATGGTCTTCAACAACCTCAAATCGAAAGACCGGATCATCGTCCTGTTCTCGGCCCGCGATGCGGACGTGACGGAAGACGACCTGATCGGGGCCTGCGACGCCTTTGCCGAAAGACTCGGGGAGCCGTCGGTCCGGGAGGGCATCCGCTCCGTCACCTCCGAGATCGGCGGGGAGGAAATTTCCCGCACCACCGACTTCATTTACGACTACCTGCCGGTCTTCCTCGACGAGGCGGATTACGCGCGCATCGACTCCCTGCTCGAAAACGGCGGGATCGGGCCGGTCATGGAGCGGAACTACCAACGCCTGCTGTCGCCCGCAGGCATCGGACTGGGCGGATTCATCGCCCGCGACCCGCTGTCGATCGCCGGGAAGGTGCTGGGTGAACTCCAGAATTTCAACCCATCTCTCTCCTACACCCTCTACGACGACCACATCTTCTCGGCGGACATGTCGACCTGCCTGCTGCTGATCGAACCCGTACATGCCAGCAGCGACACCTCGGGGAACGATGCGCTGATCGCCGCCCTCGACCGGATGCTGGAGGAGTTCCCCCACGAGGGCATCGACGCCGTTTATTTCGGGACGCCGGGGATTGCCGTCTACAACGCCCGCCAGATCAAGAACGACACCTATGTGACGCTTTCGGTGGCGCTGCTGCTGATCGTAGGCGTGATCACCTTTTCATTCCGCAACCGCTGGTCGGTCCTGCTCATCACCCTGCCGGTCTGCTTCGGGGGATTGTTCGCACTGGCCTGCATCGCCCTCATCACGGGCCACATCTCGCTCATCGCCATCGGCGCCGGGGCCGCCGTATTCGGCATCGCCATCAGTTACTCGATCCATGTCGTATGTCACGCCAACCATACGGGCGACCCGCGCGAAATCGTAGCCGAACTGGCCTACCCCATGACCGTGGGCAGTTTTACGACGATCGGCGCCTTCGTCGGGCTGATGTTCACCTCCTCGTCGCTACTGTCCGACTTCGGGCTTTTCGCCGCCCTTGCGCTGGTCGGGACAACCCTCTTTTCGCTCATCTGCCTCCCCCACCTGCTCCGCGGCGGGAAGGACGAAGCCCCCAACCGCATGCTCTCCGTCATCGAACGGTTCAACGCCTATCCGTTCGACCGCAACAAATGGCTCGTCACGGCGATCATGGCGCTGTTCCTGCTGGGGGTATTCACCTGCAACCGGGTGGGATTCGACAGCGACATGTCGCACCTGAGCTATATTCCGCCGAAGATCGCCGAAGCGGAACACCGTCTCGAAGAGCTTTTCGAAGCCGACACGCGGATGGTCACGGTCATTGCGGCGGCCCCGGACGTGGAACGGGCCGTGCAGACGTACACCGGAATGTGCAGCACGCTCGACGGCGAACTGGGGGCCGGAAACATCCGCTCGGTCGTCTCGGCGCAGCGGTTCGTGATCGCCCCGTCGGTACAGCAGGAGAAGATCGCCCGCTGGGAGGAGTTCTGGAACACGAACGACCGGCGCGGGAGGTTGCTCCGGAGCATCGGGGAGGCAGGCCGCCGGGCGGGATTCGCCCCGGGGGCCTTCGACGGGTTCGGCAGTGCGCTGAACCGAACCTACACCCCGATCGATTATGCAGACCAGAACGCCATTCCCCTGCTGGGGGCGTGGATCAGCAGTTCCGAGCAGACCACCCTCGTGCTGGCACAGATACGCCTCGACAACGACCGCAAAGAGGAGGTCTACCGGGCGCTCGCGCAGCAGCCGGGGGTGATAACCGTCGACCGCGGCTACTTCGCCAACAAAATGGCGCAGACCGTGAACGAAGACTTCAACTACGTCCTCTACATGTCGGGGCTGCTCGTCTTCTTCGCCCTGCTGGCCGCCTACCGCCGACTGGAGCTGACGCTGATGACCTTCGCCCCGATGTTCATCGCCTTCACCGTCATCCTCGGCCTGATGGCCGTCCTGAAAATCGACTTCAACATCGTGAACATCATCCTCTCGACCTTCATATTCGGCATCGGGGACGATTTCAGCATTTTCATCATGGACGGACTCCAGCGCGAATACAGCAACGGCCGCCCGATGCTCACCAACCACAAAACAGCGATCTTTTTCTCGGTGCTGACGACCGTCATCGGCATCGGGGCGCTGAGTTTCGCCAACCACCCGGTCCTGCGCTCGACGTCGGTCATCTCCATCATCGGCATGCTGGCCGTCATCTTCTCGGCCTACACCATCCTGCCGCTGCTGTTCCGCCGGTTCGTCACGGGTCCCGTGTCCCGCGGCGGACAGCCCTACACGCTCTCCTCGCTGGCCCGGACCGTCTACGGCTTCTTCATCTTCGTCCTGATGTGCATCGCAGCCCAGATCGTCATCCCCACGCTGATCTTCCTGCCCGTCGGCGGGCGGTGCAAACGCCGGTGGATGCACGCGACGATCCACAAAGGCTGCAAATGGCTGTTGTGGATGACCGCGCTCACGGAACACAAGATCATCCGGAACGACAGCGGCGAAACGTTCGCCAAACCGGCCGTCGTAATCGCCAACCACCAGTCGTTCATCGACATCCTGCTGCTGCTCAGCCTCAGCCCCCATCTGGTGATGGTGACCAACTCGTGGGTCTGGAGATCGCCCGTATTCGGACGCATCATCCGCTATCTGGGTTTCTGTTGCGTGGACGACGGTTACGAGGAGGTCGCGGTCCATCTCCGCCGGAGCATCCGCGAAGGCAACTCGGTAGTGATCTTCCCCGAGGGAACCCGCTCGAAAGACGGACGTTCGGTCGGGAGATTCCACAAAGGGGCGTTCTATCTGGCCGAACAGTTAGGGGCGGACATCGTCCCCGTACTGATCTACGGAACCGGGATGCTGTGCTCCAAGAAACAGCCGTTCAGCATCAAGAAAGGCAATTACGGCGCCCGCATCCTGCCCCGCATCGAAGCCGCGGACGCGTCGTTCGGCATCGGATACCGGGAACGCACGAGGCAGATTTCGCAGTATTTCAAGGCGACTTACGAAGCGTGGTGCGCCGAGCTGGACACGGTGGACAACCCCTATTTCCACGAAAGCGTGGTCAACAACTACTTCTACAAAACCGATCAGGCCGAACTCAAAGCGCGGCGCCGCCTGCGCAAGACCGGGGATTTCAGAGCGCTGACCGACGGGATTACCCGCGACGCATCGGTGGTGGTATTCGGGGCCGGACAGGGCGAACTGCCCTTCCTGCTGGCGCTGCTGTCGCCCCGGCGGCGCATCACGGCGTTCGAAGCCGACCCGGAAGCCGTGGCGCTGGCCATGCACAGCCGGTTGTGCACACCGGCCCTGACATTCGTGCAGACGGATTACGAACTGACCGAGGTCCCCGAGGCCGACTATTACCTGTTCACATCGCTGGTGCCGCCGCAGGCTGCGGAACGCATCGCAAAAATATGCCGCGGGGAGGTGCGCCATGAGTAG